In Aegilops tauschii subsp. strangulata cultivar AL8/78 chromosome 3, Aet v6.0, whole genome shotgun sequence, one genomic interval encodes:
- the LOC109738891 gene encoding uncharacterized protein — MVLFILQFSQLRFLATMDLGLNGISGKVPGFFAEFPFLRDLTLRANDFEGQFPTNIFLLKYLKHLDLSYNPSLYVQLPDFPPRNGLQSLNLLETNIFGGIPDSFVHLNSLKFLGLSNIGSHKQPITSIANLTSLNGLWLSGSGIEKPMLSWVGRFENLIYLSLHDYNFSGPIPWWIRNCTNLMSLWLRQCSLSGAIPTWIGNLAKLSDLNLSYNRLSGNVPKALFTLPSLQELLLSSNELCGSLEDIPNPISSLLYSIELRDNNFAGHIPKSFFDLTRLQVLLLDSNYFEGTVELGIIWKLNALDFLMLSDNILSVIDVEDGYPLPYLPHIRYLGLAYCNLTIIPGTLRYTNQLSYLDLSNNKIHGVIPSWIWVNWKESMFELNLSNNMFTSLENSPSLVQMDNLKMLDLSSNKLHGTVPIPVTTTSSSALLDWSDNSFSSIIPDFGRYLPNNTIHLDLSRNKLYGNIPGSICTQKQLKILDLSYNNFSGMMPACLIEGSSLGMLKLRDNHLHGILPENIGDGCMLQTIDLNNNQIEGKIPRSLCNCRNLEVLDIGSNQILDTFPSWLGEMSNLRILFLRSNQLYGSIGGLAESDASSKDFSALQIIDLASNNFSGSLSSKWFDMLQRMTENSSDKGNALAFDSRFPGEYYQERLTFKGIDLTFTKILTTFKMLDFSNNAFDGPIPDSVGNLIALHGLNMSHNAFTVLEGIEGDWWNCFMYCLSLMGIYIGVHDLLGVQGKPGYFLV, encoded by the exons ATGGTTCTATTCATCCTTCAATTTTCCCAACTCCGGTTTCTAGCAACGATGGACCTTGGGCTAAATGGAATTTCTGGCAAGGTTCCTGGGTTCTTTGCAGAATTCCCTTTCTTAAGAGACCTTACCCTCCGGGCTAATGATTTTGAAGGGCAATTTCCCACAAATATCTTCCTGCTAAAATATCTGAAACATCTTGACCTGTCCTATAACCCCAGCCTTTATGTGCAACTACCAGATTTCCCACCAAGAAATGGTTTGCAATCACTAAATCTACTGGAGACAAACATTTTTGGTGGCATACCAGATTCTTTTGTCCATCTCAACTCCTTGAAATTCTTGGGCCTTAGCAACATAGGATCTCACAAGCAGCCCATTACCTCCATAGCTAACCTTACGTCCCTAAATGGATTGTGGCTCTCTGGATCAGGAATAGAGAAGCCAATGCTCTCTTGGGTTGGAAGATTTGAGAATCTGATTTACTTGTCGCTGCATGACTATAATTTCTCTGGTCCAATTCCTTGGTGGATCAGAAATTGTACAAACTTGATGAGCTTATGGCTCAGACAGTGCAGTTTATCTGGGGCAATACCCACGTGGATTGGGAACTTGGCCAAGCTTTCAGATTTGAACTTATCATACAATCGGTTGAGTG GAAATGTCCCAAAGGCTTTGTTCACTCTTCCGTCGTTGCAAGAACTACTACTATCATCAAATGAACTTTGTGGAAGTTTAGAAGACATTCCAAACCCAATATCTTCCTTACTGTACTCCATCGAGCTAAGAGATAACAACTTTGCAGGTCATATACCCAAATCTTTCTTCGATCTTACAAGACTTCAAGTTCTCTTGCTGGACTCGAATTACTTTGAAGGCACAGTAGAACTTGGCATTATTTGGAAGCTGAATGCACTAGATTTTTTGATGCTCTCCGATAATATTCTATCAGTCATAGATGTTGAAGATGGTTATCCATTGCCTTACCTCCCTCACATCAGATATCTAGGATTAGCATATTGCAACCTTACAATAATTCCAGGCACATTGAGGTATACAAATCAGTTGTCTTACTTGGACCTTTCAAATAACAAAATACATGGAGTCATACCAAGCTGGATATGGGTGAACTGGAAGGAAAGTATGTTCGAACTAAATCTCTCAAACAACATGTTCACTAGCTTGGAAAACTCTCCATCTCTTGTTCAAATGGACAATTTAAAAATGCTTGATCTTAGTTCCAACAAGCTGCATGGCACCGTACCTATACCAGTTACAACTACGTCGTCTAGTGCTTTGTTAGATTGGTCAGACAACAGCTTCTCTTCTATTATACCTGACTTTGGTAGGTACCTTCCCAACAATACCATCCATCTTGATTTGTCTAGGAATAAATTATATGGTAACATTCCAGGGTCTATTTGTACCCAAAAGCAACTTAAGATCCTGGACTTATCATACAACAACTTTAGCGGCATGATGCCAGCGTGTCTAATAGAAGGTAGCAGTTTAGGTATGTTGAAATTGAGAGATAATCATTTGCATGGGATACTACCTGAAAATATTGGAGATGGATGTATGCTTCAGACAATTGATTTGAACAACAACCAAATTGAAGGGAAGATACCAAGATCATTATGTAACTGCAGAAACTTAGAGGTCCTTGACATTGGTAGCAATCAAATTCTTGATACTTTTCCATCTTGGTTGGGTGAGATGTCTAATCTACGAATTCTCTTCTTGAGATCAAATCAATTATATGGTTCAATAGGAGGCCTTGCTGAAAGTGATGCGAGTAGTAAGGACTTCTCGGCTTTGCAGATTATTGATTTGGCCTCAAATAACTTTTCTGGGAGCTTGAGTTCAAAATGGTTTGACATGCTACAAAGAATGACAGAAAACTCTAGTGACAAGGGTAACGCTCTGGCCTTTGATTCAAGATTTCCTGGGGAGTACTACCAAGAGAGACTCACATTCAAAGGGATTGATCTTACATTTACCAAGATCCTGACCACTTTCAAGATGCTTGATTTCTCAAACAACGCATTTGATGGTCCCATCCCAGACTCAGTTGGGAATCTTATTGCTCTACATGGCCTAAACATGTCACATAATGCCTTCACTGTGTTAGAAGGGATAGAGGGGGATTGGTGGAATTGTTTtatgtattgcttgagcctcatgggcatatatataggagtacatgatctactcggagtacaaggcaagccaggatatttcctagtctaa